Genomic window (Geotrypetes seraphini chromosome 17, aGeoSer1.1, whole genome shotgun sequence):
CCAGTGAGCCtctcattggaatgcttttatacTGATattttgccgatgatgtgggtggaggaggcttgAGCATTTATGCTTTGCCTGAACAAACCTGAAGCTTTTTCTTCCCTTGAGTTAATACTCTCAGCCTTATAAGTGGAGCAAGTTTGTGATTGTTATTTGTACCGATATTTACATAACAACATAAAATTATagcataaaactttatttatgaatGGCTGATTCTTTGCGGTCCTATGcaatttacaaaagataaaaaaccAGCACATGAACTGTTGAATTTGTCAgcatttgctcatttctgatctgaaaaAGAAGACATTTGCGTTGGAAAGATAatcaaaaaaatgtattttaatcaagttaaaaaaaatttcctccgtTTTGTTTAATTTCTACTTTTAAAAGTGGAGTAACACGGCTACCAAAGCACTCTACTATCTGAAgtgcaaatatatattttttaaaaaaacatcataGTGAAGTCatagaagggaaaagaaagaaaaagaaacgaGAACCCGGCTCTGAAAGGGAACTACAACTCCCAGACAAACAACCGAGGGAGCGTCAAcacccatttctttttttttattattattattcccggTCGACCATACGAGCGCTCTCCCCCTCGACGCCCGCCTCCAGCCCTCTTAGCCCAATCAGAATTGAAAGCGTCGTGCGCCCTCGTATTTCCTCAGGCGCGCGATTGGTTGCGGAGAACATCCGGTCTCCAACAAGACGAGCGCTTACTGTTTCCGGTCCATCCTTGAGCCAGAGACCGAGGATGGCGGTGCCGGGAGGTTGGTGCCGTTTGGGCGCAGACGgtgtgtaagggggggggggaggttgggttTCGGGAAGtgaagcgggggagggggggtggcatTTAAGCCTTGTCTGCtttgtttgttggggggggggggggagagaggtacGGACCGGTCTGGTATGTGGTACTGGTAGGGCCCGCATCCGGGTGGCCGGTTTCCCTCGTCCTGCAGGTGGTTTTTGCCATAGAAAGGGAGCTGAGCAAACCGGCGGGGGGTTGGGATAGGTCTTCGTCCACCATGTTCGTCGGGTTTTCTTTGTTTGACCCTTACAGGTCTAGGTGGTCCTCTTGGccgactcttttttttttgtctttggtgggctttaaagaaaaaaaaaatgttggtttTACTTGATTGTATTTTGCCAAAGTAAGCATCTGTTTCAAGTGGGCGTTTGCTCCCATAGTTTGGTTCAGACAGAAGGACCTGGACGATATGGAAAGatggttacaaaaaaaaaaaaaaaaagtgtcttgtGGGAAGCAGCAGATAATTTCTGGCCGGTTAAAATGAAAATCCCTGATAATGGTTTTCAAGTCAGAGACCCGTTTCCTTATCTGGCTTTctcagaattttatcttttcttatattcttatgcaacAGGGCACTTCGATTCGAAAGCTCCTTCTTTTCAGATGTTAACTTTGCTCATGCTTTGTGCCTAATAGAGTATCTACTTACCTTTGTAAAGGAGCAGGCCTTTGTCTTCAATTTACATAACTTTTCCCACTGTTTAAATCAGGTCAGAAAATGCACCTTATTTGTTTAAATATACCCTTAGAAACGAATGCTAACAAAggggtcttttttaaaaaaatatatatatatacagtatgttaaaTTGTGTATAAAATATTTGTAATATTGTCTCTAGCTGCCCCAAATAACTTTTGAGCACCACAGATCTTGTAAATGGCATCAAAATTGCATTTCTCTACAACCACTGCCAGAAACTCTTCCCCTTCCCAAGGCTATTGTGCCTCTTTTTCAGGAGTCTGCTAACAAAGGGGCTCTCTTTATTAAAGTTTAGTGCAGCTAATTCTGTTAGTATGCACTAAACTTTAGTGAAAAGGATCCAAGGTTACTTAAGTATTATGCTTTTATTTTAGAAGCACTAGTCGTATTTGAATGTGCATAATCTGCTATTTACATGTGCTTTGCATCCATGCCTAAATCCTGATTTTAGAAGGCCAGATTATACATTTTCAAATACTTGAATATGTGCATTTGGTAcaggggcatgttttgggcaggactaagGTGGGTCAAAAAGACTATTTTTCATTTTAGCAGAGGAATTCTTTGTTCAGATTTACACCTTTTCCCAAGGATATCTAGATTTAAGAAAGTTGCTCATCTTGTGTAGCCTTTAGAAGGCTTAGGGGTGGGTGTTTGCTTGATCTGTTGGTGCATTCACCCCTGCCCTCTCAAAAAAGTGATACTGGCAAAAGATGTTGAGCTTTTTAACTTTGGGGAGGAAAATTCATGTGTTCAAAATTGGCTGACATAAACTTGTATGTTCTGAAATACCAGCATACTTATTGTGTTGGGGCAATGCTGTGATCCCACTTATTATTTTACACTCTGAAGAAGAGTATCCATTTTATAATCACACATGTAACTAGTGGATAAACAGATATACCTTTGCCAGTTCCTCTTCTGATCAACAAAAAGGAGGCTGCAAATTTCTCTAGATCCTTTCATTCTTAGTTGGTTATATAATTTACCCAAGTCTGGTGTGGTGGTCTGATAATTTTATTGATTATCTTCTGAGTTTGTAGACTGAATAACAATGAAAGTTGAAATGATAGATGAGTATATGCTCTCAAATATGCTGGATCTCAACATCAACTGATATTTTGGCTGTGCTTCCTTATAGCATTTCTGCAGCTTGTACATCCAAAGAGTTCCTTTGATGCAAATAGTTCATTACTATCACCTttagaaaaaaatgggctgaagCAAAACGTACTGATGCTGAATTTCCCAGTGGGAATATTGTGTATACAATTTTTTGCCAAGTTGAAAAGCAAATCCCTTGCTCTCAGCGCATTTATCAGGTTCATGACTGCTCCCCTTgcttctttttaattttattgtacaccactcagTTTTATAATGAGCGGTATGCCAAAACTTAAATGAAACTTGAACAGTCAGCACAGATTGCCTTTGAAATAccatataccaggggtgtccaaccttggctctcatcaggtcgggttttcaggacttcccaaatgaatatgcatgagatctatttgcatacaaatagatttcatgcaaattcagtgaggaagtcctgaaaacttgattggattgcggctctcaagtaCTGACGTTGGACAACCCTGCCGTATACCATCCAGCTCATCTGAAAACTTTGGTATGCTCCTAATCTCTCCTGTGCTCAGAGCTAGTTAAACAGCAAAATTATAAGAGTCCTCTCTCCCTCTAACCTCACATTAACCAGGCACATTAATGATCTGTGGTgttctttccaattatttcgtaaacatctgaaaatgtggctatttttaaaaaaatgtaaattccgctgctctctatataatcactaattcttattatattttcctttaaacTCTTGTAAACGGTGCCAAGTTCTATAGAGAacatgcggtatataagcttaaggtttactTTAGTTCTTTCTAGTTTCCTTCTGTAGTAATCTGCTGGGAGTGACATGCCTCTTCTGAACAGCCTTAGCTTCTTGTGGGCAGTGTTCTGTTTCATGGACCTCTTCTGGATGGTCTATCATAGATGGTGCAGGGCTAGGATTTCGTAAAAgcaattaccgtatatactcaaatataagttaaTCCACTATAAGTCAAGAaccccatttttcccccaaaaggaggaaaaacggTTGCCTCAAATATGagaggggcttaatattcaagtgccctatcctgccaggatctgcactcagcgcttcctccctcccaggctcttcactccgtctcccttccctccctcactgcCCTGTACCATCTCCTGATGCCTTGCAAGCCTCCACTGGGTCTGCTGCCCGaccggtggtccagcagtgggcagGGATATGAGGGATCCCCCTTCCTAGTTGAAtctcgcaacccccccccctactTGAAGCAGCCAATCAGCGGCCTCAATGAAGCAGGAGGGCAgggagatcgctcctgctccgtgcactGGCTGGCTACCAGGGACCTGAAAGGTAAGtggaggagatgggagggaggtgtGGTTGTTAATTTCGGTAGgtacaggaggcagaagggatttCTCCTGTCCCACGCATCGCGTGGCCACCATGGGGGTTTTTGGATTGGAATGGGAGATGGGGTATCGCCCCTATCCcggcccaccactggaccaccaggtctcaagGAAGGCCTGGCGGAGGCCTGTAAACAGGTTTGGGAGGGGGATGGTCAGcactgactcgaatataaactgagaccccccagttttgggccattttttggcccaaaaatcttaatttatatttgagtataatagcacaggtttaaaaaaaaaaaaaaaaggccataaACTGCTATTAAAAAGAGACCAGGGGAACGTAATTGTTAATCAGTGAGGATAAGCAGCATGTAATCTGTATTCTCTTGATACATGTCAAGTATTTATGACCTGGCCTGAGCTGCCGCTGtcggaaacaggatgctgggcttgatgaacctttgatctgacccagtatggcaattcttatgttcttagctgtgTTGAAGCAACACAGCATCAGGACAGCTATCCCCCTTTCTTGGGGGTTTAGGTGGAAAAGCAAAGagattctttttcttccttcctggTGATAGTGCCTTTGTATAAGCCTTTGGTGAGACCTTCTTTGGCGAACTGTGTGCATTTCTAGAGGTCttgctttcaaaaagatataaacctTATGGGTCAGTCCAGaaggcagctactaaaatggttagtgaTCTTCATCTTAAAGATATAGGGCTACAGGTTTAACATGAACAATCAtgggaaaaaattaggacaccccatgaaatattcagttctttcttaagaaatgttcacaaatcttttttttttttttttaaataatttctggaaaagaaagtgatgtaattgctaGCATGTGGTACTGTCATGCACTGACTGACAGTAATGGCTACCACCATCTCTGCCCATGGCCTGCCCAGAtaacctcctacccttgctaaaCAGCTAGAATTTTTACTGCATGGGCTTCTATGCCTTCAGTAGCTGCTTAATGCATCTCTGTAAGGTCTTAAAAGTTGACCAGTCTTTTCCATTAACTTTTGAAATTCAGAAAaacaaatttccttttttttttttttttgttcaattacAAACCCCAATGTTTATGCAGGAGCTTTGAGACTTACTAGCATAAATCAAGCGAGCACTACTAATTTGTATAAGGTCTTTTTGGACTTTAGTTGATTTGGTCATCATAATAATTGGAATAGAGCTACATGTAGTAGCCTTAATATGTCACTTTTCTCTAAATAGCTGGTGCTGTCTTTATGTGAACACAGTGAGTAATTAGGCAAAAGATACTTGTATAATGTATGATTCAAAATGTATCTCGGTGAAATGTATACCTTTGTTTTTTCTACCCTCAGAATTGGGCAAGTTGATACACACGCAGAATGGAATGCCATCGAGTACAGCCAGCGGTGGGATGGATCCCTTCCATGCTTGCAGTCTTCTCCAACAACTCAAGACTATGTATGATGAGGGACAGCTGACAGATATAGTAGTGCAAGTGGATAACGGGAAAACTTTTTCATGTCATAGAAATGTGCTTGCTGCAATCAGTCCTTACTTCAGGTATGGCTGATCAAATCTCATTACCATTACTGCCATCTCTTCCAGCACACATTTTAGGAGTTCAGGCTAGCGGTTTACAGCCCCGTTTTTAGAAAGGATGTGGATGTCAGAATAGAGAGATCCAAGTTAGGACAGCTCATGTTTCACTAGTATTTTGGAACAGAATGTGATGACGTACAGGCTGTTCTAAATTACAAGAGAAATGGATGTTTATGCACGAAGAACCTGATAGTGTCATcaaagttgcacatgcaaatttgtgTGTATTGCTGATTTGCTTGTGctacttaattgtttaacaagctgatcagcactgataattagtAATTAACAAGTGGCATTAATTAGAAGCtatgtgcacaactttctaagcgtattctgtaatgtgcatgtaaattctagtgtgtggCTCTCGGAGaagtgtggccaggggaggagcatgggtgtgtGAGGGTGTTAAGTtgatgacaggtcaaaagcgcgcaacgacaaaggcgtgccgacaacccagcgcagacaactgagcgcaaggcggaaggcgctgaagaaaaacagtattttaaagggctccgacggggggtgtgggggggggggaacccccccactttacttaacagagatcgcgccggtgttgtgggggggtttggggggttgtaaccccccacattatactgaaaacttcactttttccctaaaaaaagaaggaaaaagttaagtttccagtaaatgaggggggttacaaccctcgaAACCCCCTCACAACGCCagtgtgatctctattaagtaaagtggggggtttcccccccacaccccccgtcagagccctttaaaatactgtttttcttcggcgccttgcactcagttgtctgcgctgggttgtcggcaccgcttttgtctatgaaccgttctgAGTAAGAATCTTCAGGTGACTTAAAATATTAGGTTTTGTTATGATAGTTTAATCTGGTATATAGTTCAAGACAGAATAAACATTTGTGGGTTACCTCACTGTTGGGCAAGTGACCAGACATATTCAGGGCTGGCATATACAATCCTTGCACATCTAATTGcagggacaggcatgtgggatctcttagtgcttagaggagatggtggatgctgcagatgggccatttggcctttatctgacattatATTTCTATGATGCAAAAGATGCTAAAACTTATTCAATCCTTATTtcccctcttcttcttttttagaTCTATGTTCACTAGTGGCCTTACGGAGAGTACCCAGAAAGAAGTTCAGCTAGTTGGTGTGGAAGCCGAGTCCATGCATTTAGTGCTGAACTATGCATATACCTCCAGAGTTGTGCTGACAGAGGTTAATGTCCAGGCTTTGTTCACTGCAGCTAGCATCTTCCAAATCCCCTCCTTACAAGACCAGTGTGCTTTGTTCATGATTAGTCGCTTAGATCCTCAGAACTGCACTGGCGTTTTTATATTCGCCGATCATTATGGACACCAGGAACTGAAAGATCGATCCCGGGACTACATTCGTAAAAAATTTCTGTGCGTCACCAAAGAGCAAGAGTTTTTGCAGCTAACGAAAGATCAGCTGGTGAGCATTTTGGATAGCGACGACCTAAATGTTGACAAAGAAGAATATGTTTATGAGAGCATTGTCAGATGGCTTGAATATGACCGAAATAGAAGAGAAATGCACCTTCCAGAAATATTTGCCAAATGTATTCGTATGCCTTTGATGGACGAGTCCTTTTTGGAAAAAATTCCACCTATGTACGCACAGGCAATGGACAAAAACTGTGTGCATAAAGGTAAAAGCAGTGCCAATGACTGCACGCAGCGGCTTGGAATGACTGCCTCGGAAATGATCATTTGTTTTGAAGCGGCCCACAAACACTCAGGGAAGAAACAAACCGTGCCTTGTTTCGATATTGTCACAGGAAGAGTGTTTAAACTATGCAAACCACCAAATGACTTGCGAGAAGTTGGCATTCTTGTGACGCCAGATAATGATATTTATATTGCAGGAGGCTGTCGGCCAAGTAACAGTGACGTCTGCATAGATCACAAAGCGGAGAGTGACTTTTGGATATATGATCACTCTAACAATAGGTGGTTGCCTAGAGCTTCCCTGCTGAGAGCCCGAATAGGCTGCAAATTAGTTTACTGCTCTGCTAAACTTTATGCAATTGGTGGCCGTGTTTATGAAGGAGATGGAAGAAACCCCTTAAAATCTGTTGAGTGCTATGATACCAGAGACAACTGTTGGACAGCTGTAAGCCTAATGCCCGCTGCAATGGAGTTTCATAGTGCTGTAGAATACAAGGATAAAATCTATATTTTGCAGGGTAAGCCTCTCGCTTTCTGGGGGGTTTGTAGCCGAGTCCAAGGCAGTGTGCACCAGCCCACCTATAGAaacacgtttcaagtttatttatttcaagttttattttagtttgatgaatcgcttatttagtgttaataagcgaggtacaaaattgataaaaatatcaacatatatttagacatacaatttaaaatataaaataatgggttagacaaatagacttacagaccgactaatacacaaggtaagagggaacagaactacaattcaatgttttaaatcagtggttcccaaccctgtcctggaagaccacccgGCCAataagtgacaggcatgcaaatccgctccatgcatattcattaaggctatcctgaaaacccgattggcctggtggtcctccaggacagggttggggaccactgttttAAAGTATGGAGGAGAACCATATATGGAGGGAAAAGTGCAATCAAAGAAAAAAACGAATATAAAGTTTAAAtgtaatttaaagattaaaagcatatttaaaaagaaaactctttaaattacttttaaaacgactcaagTCATTTTCCTCtgtcatttcataaatattttGAAACCTCTACTCAGTTTATCACAGAGTGAATATCTTTAATTAAACATGCATCCTGTACttcataaaataaatacataatagtgaagtgctcagaccaaccaCCAA
Coding sequences:
- the KBTBD8 gene encoding kelch repeat and BTB domain-containing protein 8 isoform X2; amino-acid sequence: MAVPGELGKLIHTQNGMPSSTASGGMDPFHACSLLQQLKTMYDEGQLTDIVVQVDNGKTFSCHRNVLAAISPYFRSMFTSGLTESTQKEVQLVGVEAESMHLVLNYAYTSRVVLTEVNVQALFTAASIFQIPSLQDQCALFMISRLDPQNCTGVFIFADHYGHQELKDRSRDYIRKKFLCVTKEQEFLQLTKDQLVSILDSDDLNVDKEEYVYESIVRWLEYDRNRREMHLPEIFAKCIRMPLMDESFLEKIPPMYAQAMDKNCVHKGKSSANDCTQRLGMTASEMIICFEAAHKHSGKKQTVPCFDIVTGRVFKLCKPPNDLREVGILVTPDNDIYIAGGCRPSNSDVCIDHKAESDFWIYDHSNNRWLPRASLLRARIGCKLVYCSAKLYAIGGRVYEGDGRNPLKSVECYDTRDNCWTAVSLMPAAMEFHSAVEYKDKIYILQGEVFLCYDPQKDYWGYLTPMTVPRIQGLAAVYKDSIYYIAGTCGNHQRVLTVEAYNIEQNKWTRKRDLPCEQSSNPYIKLLLLKNRLHLFVRATQVSVEEHVFRTSRKNSLYQYDEVSDQWNKVYETPDKLWDLGRNFECAVAKLYPQCLLRVL
- the KBTBD8 gene encoding kelch repeat and BTB domain-containing protein 8 isoform X1, whose translation is MAVPGGWCRLGADELGKLIHTQNGMPSSTASGGMDPFHACSLLQQLKTMYDEGQLTDIVVQVDNGKTFSCHRNVLAAISPYFRSMFTSGLTESTQKEVQLVGVEAESMHLVLNYAYTSRVVLTEVNVQALFTAASIFQIPSLQDQCALFMISRLDPQNCTGVFIFADHYGHQELKDRSRDYIRKKFLCVTKEQEFLQLTKDQLVSILDSDDLNVDKEEYVYESIVRWLEYDRNRREMHLPEIFAKCIRMPLMDESFLEKIPPMYAQAMDKNCVHKGKSSANDCTQRLGMTASEMIICFEAAHKHSGKKQTVPCFDIVTGRVFKLCKPPNDLREVGILVTPDNDIYIAGGCRPSNSDVCIDHKAESDFWIYDHSNNRWLPRASLLRARIGCKLVYCSAKLYAIGGRVYEGDGRNPLKSVECYDTRDNCWTAVSLMPAAMEFHSAVEYKDKIYILQGEVFLCYDPQKDYWGYLTPMTVPRIQGLAAVYKDSIYYIAGTCGNHQRVLTVEAYNIEQNKWTRKRDLPCEQSSNPYIKLLLLKNRLHLFVRATQVSVEEHVFRTSRKNSLYQYDEVSDQWNKVYETPDKLWDLGRNFECAVAKLYPQCLLRVL